A stretch of the Leopardus geoffroyi isolate Oge1 chromosome B2, O.geoffroyi_Oge1_pat1.0, whole genome shotgun sequence genome encodes the following:
- the LOC123609662 gene encoding olfactory receptor 2B6-like: MNNSHPKEFVLLGFADRPWLELPLFAILLITYPMAMVGNTAIILVSRLDARLHSPMYFFLTNLSFLDMCYTTSIVPQMLFNLGSTKKTTSYVGCAAQLYFFHIRGGTEYLLLAIMSFDRYLAICKPLHYTLIMNPRICILLASTVWLTGITYAVSEATATLQLPQCGLNKLDHLLCEIPVLIKAACGEKAANELTLSVVCIFMLAVPLGLILASYACIGHAVFKIKSSEGRKKAFGTCSSHLIVVFLFYGPGISMYLQPPSSISRDQPKFMALFYGVVTPALNPFIYTLRNKDVKGALGNLVRGIFASK; encoded by the coding sequence ATGAATAACAGCCATCCTAAAGAGTTTGTTCTACTAGGCTTTGCAGATCGTCCTTGGCTGGAGCTTCCTCTATTTGCTATTCTTCTTATAACATACCCCATGGCCATGGTAGGAAACACGGCCATCATTCTGGTGTCCAGGTTAGATGCCCGTCTGCACAgccccatgtatttcttcctcacCAACCTCTCCTTCCTGGACATGTGCTACACCACAAGCATCGTCCCTCAGATGCTGTTCAACCTGGGAAGCACCAAGAAGACGACCAGCTATGTGGGGTGTGCAGCTCAGCTTTATTTCTTCCACATAAGGGGGGGCACAGAATATCTGCTTCTGGCTATTATGTCTTTTGATCGCTACCTGGCTATCTGCAAGCCTCTACACTACACCCTCATCATGAACCCACGCATCTGTATCCTGCTGGCATCCACTGTGTGGTTGACTGGAATCACCTATGCTGTCTCAGAGGCCACTGCTACCTTGCAGTTACCACAGTGTGGACTCAATAAATTGGACCACTTGCTGTGTGAGATTCCTGTTCTGATAAAGGCTGCCTGTGGAGAAAAGGCTGCTAACGAGCTCACACTCTCTGTGGTGTGTATTTTTATGTTAGCTGTCCCGCTAGGCTTAATTCTTGCTTCCTATGCTTGCATTGGACATgctgtatttaaaattaagtcttccgagggaaggaaaaaggcctTTGGGACATGTTCTTcccatctcattgtagttttcttgttttatggtCCAGGCATTAGCATGTACCTTCAGCCCCCCTCCTCCATCTCAAGAGACCAGCCCAAATTCATGGCGCTCTTCTATGGAGTAGTGACCCCTGCGCTGAACCCTTTCATCTACACCTTGAGGAATAAGGATGTGAAGGGGGCATTAGGCAACCTAGTCAGGGGCATTTTTGCATCCAAGTGA